The genomic stretch TTATGCATTTAACAAAAGAAGGCTTATGAAAATGCACAAAAATAATCAGAAACGTCGAATATCACGCGTACGGAAGCAGACAAATCCATCGCTATCGCTATGAAAACTGTCATGGCGCATCGCATTGATCGTAAATATATACGTGCTACAACAGCCGGTACTGCGAAAATAATGTagttcatcaccaccaccccaTATTGGCCCTCACTGGTGTTATGCACGTTGCAGTTTCCTCGCACGAACACTAGACCATCGGTTAAACGCAAGTTTCGATGGCCATGTTCCAGTCGAAAGTTAGTCCTAGTCCAACACGCAGCAGCATCAAAGAAGCCAACGACCACTTGCAGCTATTACACGTCAAAGTTGTTGAACTGGAGCGCACAGTGCAAGAGCAGGCAGAGGCCTTAATCAAGAAAGACGAAACGATGCAAGCACGCATCCGCGACGTTGGCGATGCGAAGGATGCTCGCATCGCAGAGCTGGAATCTCAACTTGCTGCTGCCGAAGAGCGCGTCAAGAAATACGACGAAATGATTCGAGACCGCGACATGCAGATAGAGCTCCTTACACATCGGTATTCACTTGTGGACGAAGTAGCAGCGTATACGCCGGTAGTAGAAAAGCTTTTGACGGCAATGCGGCGGTTACCGACGAAGACAGCCCGAAATTCGGGAACCGGCTCACGGCCACGATCGAGATCTAATTCTAAAGGGACTGTTGTTCTAGGAAGATCGGAGAGGAAAATGTCGACGCCAGACACGCCAAATCACGACGGCGGAGGTAACAGCCTGATGATTGACGGACATGGTCTGTCTGAACTGAGAATTGGCAGAAGCTTCAACATCAACAGCAATTTCTCTGCGTCTGATGACGACGGTGACACAGTAGGAGCTATGCTGTGATCGGGATTCTCAGTGTGTCATCGAGTATTCATTAGTTATTTCACAAACTATCATCTTTCCTTGACGGCGAGTCGATGGTGTCAAATATATCACGGGGGAGCTGTTTCGTAAAGACGTGCTTACTCTGTGGCTGCCAGAGCAGTCGTGCCTGATGCAAGAAACTCTTGGTGTTTTGAGGTCGCAGATGCAAGGAGTTGTTGAGTATGTGTTCAGTGTGCATTTGCTCTGTCAGGTCATTTCTTTCATGCATATTTGTCATACACAAATTCAGCTTCATTTTGTATATGGTATAGCACTACAGTTGCTACACTTGTTTCATTACGTGTAATATCACTACAGCGACTGCCACACAGCTAGTGACACGGCTCTGAAGTGGTCACTATTAAAGGACCCTTGTGGGAAAACTTGGCAATACGAAGGCACAGGGTTGTCAACGATGCACTGTGAAGGCCCAATGAATTCTAGTAAGAGCAAAAAGACACCTTACTTACTCCCAGGGGTGGATTTAGAGGGGGTCTGGAggtcctgaccccccccccccccccccaatttcaGTCGTTACATACAGTCCCAATTGACCTTGGTAGTATAAAAGCATGCTTTTCAAGACAAGACCCCAccccctctcagaaaaatcctgtaTCTGCCCCTGCTTACACCCCTACCAGAGGGGCACATTTAAGGCCTTAAAATAATAAGGCCATAAATAAAAATGAGATATAAGTTATGCCAGGTGGCCTTTGGGCAGAAATGGAGATACCACAGGAATGGAGTCAAAGAAAAACTCTGTAACCTCCAAACCGCCTTCTCTCGAACGCAGAAAGATACGGGATACTCTCAACATCAGACACAATTGCCCATGCCTTGTTGTATTAAGTATTAACATATTGGAAGGAACGTCTTCATCAACTGAAGTGGAGGCTAGAGCATTTACAAGTATAACAGAAGGATATATCACGAATTATGGACCCCAGAAGCGCTATGAATAGCCCTCTTTACCAGTACATTGGCAATGCATTGCAAACATTGGAGCTTAAAAAAACAATGCAGAAAGTACAGGAGGAAATTTAAAACTTGACTCAAAAATGTAAGCAAGTAATATATGTTGTCATTGTAGCCAAATTAGCAAACAACGCCATGATCGTAATTTGCATTAGCCGTTGCCATCTGGCAGCGTTCGACAGAACACGGCCTTCACCTAGCTACGTTCTTTCCTTAGAGCTTTTAAGGCCTTAAATTGCCCCATCTGACTAGGGTATTGAAGGGGTTGTGACGCTTTGATATTGGTGGTTCATTACACGAGGTATGAATTATAATCTGGGCAGATCTAGGAGAGGCTCAGATGCCATAGCCCTCCCCTCAATATTTGTCGTCACTGGGTAGTGGGGATTTTCCCAGCTGCCCCCCTAACGCCCCCCAAAATGTCGTCAAGAAAGGCCAAAACTGCCACAAACGCCGCTATTGGTGTCACCCGGGGAGGTGACAATCCTGGGAATATGCCTGCACCTAAGACATCGTGTCCCGGGCTCCCAGACTGCTGTCCCATTCATGCAAGTCGCTGTCTTATATGGGTACCCAGTATAATTTTGGATAAGCTGTCACagcccccctttttttatattcaaactcaaactgtcACAATTCCTTTCACCACCGAGCCAAGTGGAGAAATTAGATATGGCATAAATTCAACAAATTCACGAAATTTTAAAGACGAGGAGGTTTCATGTCAAATTCATTGCGGATGCTAGCTCCAACACCTCAAGTTCCCCAAATATGATTCTTTAGCAGTGCACCGGTTTGAGTGGAAAGCTCACTTGCTAGATCCTTCAGAGAAGTCTCTGACAAAAACTGAGTGTCATAATTTACGAAATCCCGCAAAAAGAACTTGATTGCCAATTTTGTGGATGGCCAAGACAGGGCataatgatgatggtgatgatttaAAGGAGCGATAAAACACTTTCAAGCAATAGTGAGACTTAAACGAAATCATTTTTGCCGCTGGAGAGATGGGCAGATATGCCACATTGAAGCGTTTGTCATTGATGGTGCCAGTGGCAACTAAATGGGTTGTTATAAGACCCCGGGTGTACTACGTTCGAAACTCACAGATGCACAACACACTCACAAGCACGCGCTTATATTCTGCCTGATTAGCTGCTGTCGCCTATACTTCTTTATCTAAGATCCCGTTGGTTCCACGTTATCTAAGATCCTATTGGCCACCTTGAAAGATGTCATTTTGAACTACCCTTGTCCACCTAAAGGTTGTTTAACTTGGTCTGAGTTGAAATATTAATGCAGAGCACACACCGTAAAGGTTCCGAGTGGTCAACACTAACCTCTTAGAgaaaatagctataaataacCATCTGCAAAGTTGCAAATACATTGCACTCAAGTGCATAATGCTCTTGTTGGGAAAATACCCATATCGGAAAAGGGTACATGAACCTTGGACCTCGAGGAGGCTGTATGTATGCAGGAGGGATGCCACTGGCAGTCCAGGAAATTCATACGGTACATGGCCATGGGTATGAGAACAGTTGCCACCTGTGATATATGTTGTCACCGGTAGCTGTGTGATCTCCACTTGGAGTTAAGTGTAGGTGACTTTTTATCGCTGCATTGATTTGAGAAGATAACTTGTGGCCTTGATACAGATGGGGATCTATGTCGCTAGCTACGTGGCTCGGTCTCGTTATTACATTTTATGCGTATTGAGAGAGCATTTTTACCTGCCTTAATGTGCGCTTCCAAATTGTCATCGAGAGTTTACGGCATCACAATAGGTGTCATTAGTAGCCGCGTAGAAAGATATCCCCTGGCGTGCAGAGACAGAAACCCGAAGCCCACAGCAATTTTATCCAAAGGTCTACAGATTTCCCATTACATTTAGAACGATTAGAGTAGGTTTACCATTAGCCAAGCTTTGCTACCGGGGGTGCTGTTCCCCCCGACACACAAATGCAATGTTTTTAAAGGCCAATGGAAACAAAGCAGGTATCTGTAAAGTAATCATCCTTATACGACAGGGCATTTGATTGTAGTGCTCTCCTGACACGTTATAAACTACAATATTCCAGAAACAATATCCACCTTGCCGCATCTATGTGAAAGTGGCAAATTATACACATTCTTTTGGGTCAGCTTGATTAAGCAAACTGCAGCATGGGCTATAGGTGGTCATATCAAGACATTCCCAAACTTGTTGCATTGTTTTTGGAGTAAATCTGAAATTCTATATCATTTAGCATGAACTGGACATGTTTTGCATGCCTTTTTGTTTTAACCGCTCATTGAGCAGCTAATGCATTTCTTTGTAGCTTGTAGCTTTTTTATACCATACAGTAGCATACTCAGAATCTCTGTGCCGAATACATTGTAACGGTATTGCAACTCTTTATACAAAGCATCACACGATAGGGAGTATGGATTACTTCCACAATTCCCTCACATAGTGGCTTAACTCATTACTTTAGTATATGTATGTGCAAGAGCTCAATTGCCCCTTATTTATTGTAACTTATTTTGGCATTTTTGTACAAACTGCTGGTGAGCTTATGCATCTTAGGATCTTGTCTACTTTCTAGTCTGTACATAGAAGTCAGTACACATGCGTGTCCGTACGTtgtgtgtactgtgtgtttATTCTGGGCCAGACTTGCATAATAAAGTGAATGCTGTCAATAAAATTTGAGTGGAGCTCTAATTTTCtcccttaaaggagtacagagggccataaaaaatttttcagaataagacgtctgatgaaagtgtatgtgtcattttaccgactagcgcgaaaggttttgatgtgcgcaatttgtttcccagaaaaaaaaaaaaaaaaatgaaaagaacgcaTAAGCATGGCTCCCCGGGTTCACCCTTTTGCctcgtcaccgatgacgttacaggggcaactgattctggttcgctggtcagtggagGTCCGCGGAGAATTGgggaaggagcggccgaatcgtgaccgagccaggagcaatgctttttcagaaccccgaacagtcgaaatgcagacgacagcggaatagcagacaacatttctctgaaccaatcagcgagcgtggcaCCTGTAGCGTCAGCacgaggtcccaggcagatcacaagctggtactgctctccaccgctgttgcgcacggtcgctttttgcagcGTACTTTGAATTCAATTTCTGCCGATAATTATGACTCCACGGGTTGAATTAATTCTTATGGCTTATATggcatcttactggcctgcttaGCAGCGTTATTCAaggaaaacagggtgttaaaagtGACTTCTGTACTACTTTATGCACCGTGCGCTAGGGTTTTCTatcgacggcagcggcccctcgaggggaaacgcgacgtaatgccctggtaccagccagcagcgtctagcagtgctgtgctagtctcgccgttcgaaaagagcgatttgaagctgcctgcatagaaagtcaaaggagaagacaaaatggaaactaattctatgtggtaatctgccacgacaaccaagttCCTGTAAAAGAGAGGCAActcgccgtaaagttttcgtccttctcgctgtatcgtcccgccgatcacgtatttgagacagcgctttcacggcaatccacccaacgtgccgctcaaatccgttgtttcaaacttagaactcattccctgcatttagtatatttgtcaatgaccagttgagcgccacgatgcggacttatagcacagcaactgacgtgaaaaagttgcaaaatacaccaatgaatgaccaatgaacATCGTGGAGCTTGGCTAAAATTAGTGTCTGCCATATGTACAGTATTTATCTCTTTACTCGGACCCTAATTTTGCAGCGTGTCGGCGAAGACTGGATTTGGACCTCTTCTTCCTTCAGTATAAAGCTTGCATGCGAACACGGGGAATTATTTGTCCTccccgagctgcgtttcgcaagccgtcatcattttatgtaggtgcattctgtccctatgatctGCATTCCcatcgttgccaaatcttgtgatctcggtttacaagtggttctttgctccttcTTATTcgtccgcacacacacacgcaaacacacacaaaagtaatcatgcgtttgtcgaacagcaacctcactgtttcttcttaattattgtcactttttttatattttttagcatagtttatgttttgtgtttctgttgcgttatttctggctgcttctatgttgcaatttgcgacaatgtgtctgatgcgctaTATGTTCACCTATACTGAGGCCGTTGTGGTAGTtgtttagcactaataaaacattatcattacatatccagtttcaaacaaaaacacgccttatttatatcctgaaacaatcttgattgactgattgattttatTACTATGACTGTGCATCCAATGCAGGCACTAAGGGCTAAAAGGGAATCCCCCGCCTTGagcgatgcaagattgggaataatttgactaagaaacttatcctcacagtgcatcatcacgttaacggattatgcataagaaagaaacgagaacgttttttttttccgctagcttcgtaatgtatattccaatttgttgttgactgtattattcatgtgaattcttcagtgcgagatttccgtcatcatagcgcaggtactacatagctagtctctgatgtgtagtctataattggtagttccttgcggataaatatgcacttaacttcacgtaaataTGGGCCTTGaatactacacgcttgtctgcgctacacactgtgtcacacattgtgcatagacacataatgatccacgtgcaaaaggcttccccatcggatacattttacgtgacaaaccacttccacacaagtagtctcacggcttaatgagtccaaagccccaaagccgaCATATAAAACTCGGGGAAAcacccgtacgcaccaaagctacatacgcgaaggcgccgatacTGCGGcagtaccagaccgttacgcgcgaaatcgccacgggtggcgctgtcgatcaagcgaccgcagcgtcctctcgctagtgcacggtgccaTGATGCCACGGTGCCATGATGCCATGATGCCACGGTGCATATGATGCCACGTCATCAATGATGTTACAGGGGCACAAAGCGTCGCCGCACGTGCGCACAGCGCGAAATACTCACTTCTGCTCGCTGAGCCGCGGACGGAAGTTCCATAGGGAAATcggcgagtgttatggtcgtgtcaGTATATAGTAGGTCGTGGGGGCAACTCGTTCTGATTTGCTGGTGAGCGGGGGTCAGttccctgtccctttgccgccgaaaccagttttgccagtttccccggagaattggggcACGGCCACTTGCGCGCGTCGCTTCGCTCCTCCAGCCTGTTGCCAGCGCCGAGATCCCTGTGCCGACGGAGTTTCGTTTTGGGGCCGCGGGGGGTGCCACGCAGCGCGGACGAGCAGACGACGTAGGTCACTCAGGAACGCGGAAAAGGCGCGCCTGTTCCTCGGAGCCTCGtttacatgttttctctgtatttttc from Ornithodoros turicata isolate Travis chromosome 4, ASM3712646v1, whole genome shotgun sequence encodes the following:
- the LOC135391143 gene encoding uncharacterized protein LOC135391143, with product MAMFQSKVSPSPTRSSIKEANDHLQLLHVKVVELERTVQEQAEALIKKDETMQARIRDVGDAKDARIAELESQLAAAEERVKKYDEMIRDRDMQIELLTHRYSLVDEVAAYTPVVEKLLTAMRRLPTKTARNSGTGSRPRSRSNSKGTVVLGRSERKMSTPDTPNHDGGGNSLMIDGHGLSELRIGRSFNINSNFSASDDDGDTVGAML